From a single Miscanthus floridulus cultivar M001 chromosome 8, ASM1932011v1, whole genome shotgun sequence genomic region:
- the LOC136476452 gene encoding uncharacterized protein isoform X1: MASSTSAGAGAGAIPAGPPSTLSPNAAPYTLLARQARTPPGRPHDGDASRLIDNNFVLNGEDNSSCSVPLAAHFGMKQSDTVYSSSGHGTRQGQPSSACGIPLGAYPSPTSSIGIVSEPSVTIASDFKQHLVPSTSGKGSRQPRVTIRSPPNKTSETNNTIFGSVSKLATGQNDESNKGTGKHVSFSRNLELGNPAHGNGNSKGTSKELNPEFCVKPLVPFACTSPCVTMADDVNPDPSECSVDSPCWRGTARLSPFDGLPTLVAQSVKQESVAFVSGQEQSSSTDCEDPTKLQNLVASKSTQNRSQSHVELGLSKERGGIGTNLTQYSHGKEQFVKHGAANCNADKHCLAVIDDCIKRSGLNSAAPDFVPLSVRKSNTGHATGSCSSSGANISGILEAIKSLSEVLCNNFSDEIELEEHDHCLLQSVIENLQSCLHKASKVPVMVASDKSGGLKACYAQNAVSKSVAGDYNGSYTADNGKDIIISNFGDSSRLVGDLRNKSVTGYQQSALSNFPKELSWEEEHSQAHIYKKLWFDAERANCALKYQLKQTRVEIDLESSMAHIGGGPRNHSFHLCDMGVDPSNSYGPAITCPLMLKGHPGGRKTHNLLSAADHIQSGDSSVLSRSKGYIAVPENIEDEYFLPGSEETSVHRHVHPGLQVKPSRALKRLNTSTSDGMSSSSYITGRDDVLRGCCEFGSSDWEHVLKEEIGST, from the exons AtggcctcctccacctcagccggcgccggcgccggcgccattCCCGCCGGCCCACCGTCCACGCTCTCCCCGAACGCGGCTCCCTACACCCTCCTCGCGCGTCAGGCCCGCACCCCTCCCGGACGCCCCCACGACG GTGATGCTTCTAGGTTGATTGATAATAACTTTGTGTTGAATGGAGAGGACAACAGTTCTTGTTCGGTGCCACTGGCAGCACATTTTGGAATGAAGCAGAGTGACACTGTTTATTCAAGCAGCGGACATGGAACACGACAAGGTCAGCCAAGCTCCGCATGTGGAATTCCTCTCGGTGCCTATCCATCTCCAACGTCCTCAATTGGGATAGTTTCAGAGCCGTCAGTCACCATAGCTTCTGATTTCAAGCAGCACCTCGTTCCATCGACCTCAGGTAAGGGAAGCAGACAGCCAAGGGTGACGATCAGAAGCCCTCCAAATAAAACTTCAGAAACTAACAACACCATTTTCGGTTCTGTTAGCAAATTGGCTACAGGGCAAAATGATGAGTCCAACAAAGGGACTGGGAAACATGTCTCCTTCAGCAGGAACTTAGAACTCGGTAATCCTGCTCATGGAAATGGCAATTCAAAGGGCACCTCGAAAGAGCTAAATCCTGAATTTTGTGTGAAGCCTCTTGTCCCATTTGCATGCACTAGCCCATGTGTTACAATGGCTGATGATGTGAATCCTGATCCATCAGAGTGTTCTGTGGATTCACCTTGCTGGCGAGGGACAGCTCGTCTCTCTCCATTTGATGGTCTTCCAACATTAGTTGCCCAATCAGTGAAACAAGAATCAGTGGCTTTTGTTTCAGGGCAGGAACAAAGCTCTAGCACTGATTGCGAGGATCCAACTAAACTTCAGAATTTGGTCGCTAGCAAGAGTACACAAAACCGTTCCCAATCCCATGTTGAATTGGGTCTGTCCAAGGAACGTGGAGGCATTGGTACAAATCTTACACAATATTCCCATGGAAAGGAGCAGTTTGTGAAACATGGTGCAGCAAATTGCAATGCAGACAAACACTGTTTAGCAGTGATAGATGATTGCATAAAGCGATCTGGCCTAAACTCTGCTGCTCCTGATTTTGTTCCCTTATCTGTTAGGAAATCAAATACCGGCCATG CTACAGGTTCCTGTTCTTCATCTGGAGCGAACATATCAGGAATTCTGGAGGCGATCAAGAGTTTATCGGAGGTGCTATGCAATAATTTTTCTGATGAAATTGAGCTAGAGGAGCATGACCACTGCCTCCTCCAATCAGTAATTGAGAATCTTCAGAGTTGTCTTCATAAAGCAAGCAAG GTTCCTGTCATGGTCGCTTCTGACAAGTCAGGAGGACTAAAGGCTTGCTATGCTCAGAATGCAGTTTCAAAATCTGTCGCAGGAGACTACAATGGTAGTTACACTGCTGATAATGGAAAAGACATAATTATCTCTAATTTTGGTGATTCTAGTCGATTGGTTGGTGACTTAAGAAACAAGAGTGTGACAGGGTACCAG CAGTCTGCACTCAGCAATTTTCCAAAGGAGCTCTCATGGGAGGAGGAGCACTCACAGGCTCATATCTATAAGAAATTGTGGTTTGATGCAGAACGTGCAAATTGTGCTTTGAAGTATCAACTGAAACAAACTCGTGTGGAAATTGACCTAGAGTCTAGCATGGCTCATATTGGTGGTGGTCCAAGAAACCATTCTTTCCATCTATGTGATATGGGTGTAGATCCAAGTAATTCCTATGGACCTGCCATAACTTGCCCACTGATGCTCAAGGGCCATCCTGGAGGAAGAAAGACTCATAACCTGCTTTCTGCTGCTGACCACATTCAGTCAGGAGACAGCAGTGTTCTATCAAGATCAAAAGGTTACATAGCTGTGCCAGAGAATATTGAGGATGAATATTTCTTGCCAGGATCGGAAGAAACTAGTGTCCACCGCCATGTCCATCCTGGTCTACAAGTGAAACCAAGTAGGGCCCTCAAAAGGTTGAACACAAGCACATCAGATGGAATGTCATCATCCTCATATATCACTGGAAGGGATGACGTTCTGCGTGGCTGCTGCGAGTTTGGATCTTCAGACTGGGAGCATGTGCTGAAGGAAGAAATCGGCTCAACCTAA
- the LOC136476452 gene encoding uncharacterized protein isoform X3, translated as MASSTSAGAGAGAIPAGPPSTLSPNAAPYTLLARQARTPPGRPHDGDASRLIDNNFVLNGEDNSSCSVPLAAHFGMKQSDTVYSSSGHGTRQGQPSSACGIPLGAYPSPTSSIGIVSEPSVTIASDFKQHLVPSTSGKGSRQPRVTIRSPPNKTSETNNTIFGSVSKLATGQNDESNKGTGKHVSFSRNLELGNPAHGNGNSKGTSKELNPEFCVKPLVPFACTSPCVTMADDVNPDPSECSVDSPCWRGTARLSPFDGLPTLVAQSVKQESVAFVSGQEQSSSTDCEDPTKLQNLVASKSTQNRSQSHVELGLSKERGGIGTNLTQYSHGKEQFVKHGAANCNADKHCLAVIDDCIKRSGLNSAAPDFVPLSVRKSNTGHGSCSSSGANISGILEAIKSLSEVLCNNFSDEIELEEHDHCLLQSVIENLQSCLHKASKVPVMVASDKSGGLKACYAQNAVSKSVAGDYNGSYTADNGKDIIISNFGDSSRLVGDLRNKSVTGYQQSALSNFPKELSWEEEHSQAHIYKKLWFDAERANCALKYQLKQTRVEIDLESSMAHIGGGPRNHSFHLCDMGVDPSNSYGPAITCPLMLKGHPGGRKTHNLLSAADHIQSGDSSVLSRSKGYIAVPENIEDEYFLPGSEETSVHRHVHPGLQVKPSRALKRLNTSTSDGMSSSSYITGRDDVLRGCCEFGSSDWEHVLKEEIGST; from the exons AtggcctcctccacctcagccggcgccggcgccggcgccattCCCGCCGGCCCACCGTCCACGCTCTCCCCGAACGCGGCTCCCTACACCCTCCTCGCGCGTCAGGCCCGCACCCCTCCCGGACGCCCCCACGACG GTGATGCTTCTAGGTTGATTGATAATAACTTTGTGTTGAATGGAGAGGACAACAGTTCTTGTTCGGTGCCACTGGCAGCACATTTTGGAATGAAGCAGAGTGACACTGTTTATTCAAGCAGCGGACATGGAACACGACAAGGTCAGCCAAGCTCCGCATGTGGAATTCCTCTCGGTGCCTATCCATCTCCAACGTCCTCAATTGGGATAGTTTCAGAGCCGTCAGTCACCATAGCTTCTGATTTCAAGCAGCACCTCGTTCCATCGACCTCAGGTAAGGGAAGCAGACAGCCAAGGGTGACGATCAGAAGCCCTCCAAATAAAACTTCAGAAACTAACAACACCATTTTCGGTTCTGTTAGCAAATTGGCTACAGGGCAAAATGATGAGTCCAACAAAGGGACTGGGAAACATGTCTCCTTCAGCAGGAACTTAGAACTCGGTAATCCTGCTCATGGAAATGGCAATTCAAAGGGCACCTCGAAAGAGCTAAATCCTGAATTTTGTGTGAAGCCTCTTGTCCCATTTGCATGCACTAGCCCATGTGTTACAATGGCTGATGATGTGAATCCTGATCCATCAGAGTGTTCTGTGGATTCACCTTGCTGGCGAGGGACAGCTCGTCTCTCTCCATTTGATGGTCTTCCAACATTAGTTGCCCAATCAGTGAAACAAGAATCAGTGGCTTTTGTTTCAGGGCAGGAACAAAGCTCTAGCACTGATTGCGAGGATCCAACTAAACTTCAGAATTTGGTCGCTAGCAAGAGTACACAAAACCGTTCCCAATCCCATGTTGAATTGGGTCTGTCCAAGGAACGTGGAGGCATTGGTACAAATCTTACACAATATTCCCATGGAAAGGAGCAGTTTGTGAAACATGGTGCAGCAAATTGCAATGCAGACAAACACTGTTTAGCAGTGATAGATGATTGCATAAAGCGATCTGGCCTAAACTCTGCTGCTCCTGATTTTGTTCCCTTATCTGTTAGGAAATCAAATACCGGCCATG GTTCCTGTTCTTCATCTGGAGCGAACATATCAGGAATTCTGGAGGCGATCAAGAGTTTATCGGAGGTGCTATGCAATAATTTTTCTGATGAAATTGAGCTAGAGGAGCATGACCACTGCCTCCTCCAATCAGTAATTGAGAATCTTCAGAGTTGTCTTCATAAAGCAAGCAAG GTTCCTGTCATGGTCGCTTCTGACAAGTCAGGAGGACTAAAGGCTTGCTATGCTCAGAATGCAGTTTCAAAATCTGTCGCAGGAGACTACAATGGTAGTTACACTGCTGATAATGGAAAAGACATAATTATCTCTAATTTTGGTGATTCTAGTCGATTGGTTGGTGACTTAAGAAACAAGAGTGTGACAGGGTACCAG CAGTCTGCACTCAGCAATTTTCCAAAGGAGCTCTCATGGGAGGAGGAGCACTCACAGGCTCATATCTATAAGAAATTGTGGTTTGATGCAGAACGTGCAAATTGTGCTTTGAAGTATCAACTGAAACAAACTCGTGTGGAAATTGACCTAGAGTCTAGCATGGCTCATATTGGTGGTGGTCCAAGAAACCATTCTTTCCATCTATGTGATATGGGTGTAGATCCAAGTAATTCCTATGGACCTGCCATAACTTGCCCACTGATGCTCAAGGGCCATCCTGGAGGAAGAAAGACTCATAACCTGCTTTCTGCTGCTGACCACATTCAGTCAGGAGACAGCAGTGTTCTATCAAGATCAAAAGGTTACATAGCTGTGCCAGAGAATATTGAGGATGAATATTTCTTGCCAGGATCGGAAGAAACTAGTGTCCACCGCCATGTCCATCCTGGTCTACAAGTGAAACCAAGTAGGGCCCTCAAAAGGTTGAACACAAGCACATCAGATGGAATGTCATCATCCTCATATATCACTGGAAGGGATGACGTTCTGCGTGGCTGCTGCGAGTTTGGATCTTCAGACTGGGAGCATGTGCTGAAGGAAGAAATCGGCTCAACCTAA
- the LOC136476452 gene encoding uncharacterized protein isoform X2, which translates to MASSTSAGAGAGAIPAGPPSTLSPNAAPYTLLARQARTPPGRPHDGDASRLIDNNFVLNGEDNSSCSVPLAAHFGMKQSDTVYSSSGHGTRQGQPSSACGIPLGAYPSPTSSIGIVSEPSVTIASDFKQHLVPSTSGKGSRQPRVTIRSPPNKTSETNNTIFGSVSKLATGQNDESNKGTGKHVSFSRNLELGNPAHGNGNSKGTSKELNPEFCVKPLVPFACTSPCVTMADDVNPDPSECSVDSPCWRGTARLSPFDGLPTLVAQSVKQESVAFVSGQEQSSSTDCEDPTKLQNLVASKSTQNRSQSHVELGLSKERGGIGTNLTQYSHGKEQFVKHGAANCNADKHCLAVIDDCIKRSGLNSAAPDFVPLSVRKSNTGHATGSCSSSGANISGILEAIKSLSEVLCNNFSDEIELEEHDHCLLQSVIENLQSCLHKASKVPVMVASDKSGGLKACYAQNAVSKSVAGDYNGSYTADNGKDIIISNFGDSSRLVGDLRNKSVTGYQSALSNFPKELSWEEEHSQAHIYKKLWFDAERANCALKYQLKQTRVEIDLESSMAHIGGGPRNHSFHLCDMGVDPSNSYGPAITCPLMLKGHPGGRKTHNLLSAADHIQSGDSSVLSRSKGYIAVPENIEDEYFLPGSEETSVHRHVHPGLQVKPSRALKRLNTSTSDGMSSSSYITGRDDVLRGCCEFGSSDWEHVLKEEIGST; encoded by the exons AtggcctcctccacctcagccggcgccggcgccggcgccattCCCGCCGGCCCACCGTCCACGCTCTCCCCGAACGCGGCTCCCTACACCCTCCTCGCGCGTCAGGCCCGCACCCCTCCCGGACGCCCCCACGACG GTGATGCTTCTAGGTTGATTGATAATAACTTTGTGTTGAATGGAGAGGACAACAGTTCTTGTTCGGTGCCACTGGCAGCACATTTTGGAATGAAGCAGAGTGACACTGTTTATTCAAGCAGCGGACATGGAACACGACAAGGTCAGCCAAGCTCCGCATGTGGAATTCCTCTCGGTGCCTATCCATCTCCAACGTCCTCAATTGGGATAGTTTCAGAGCCGTCAGTCACCATAGCTTCTGATTTCAAGCAGCACCTCGTTCCATCGACCTCAGGTAAGGGAAGCAGACAGCCAAGGGTGACGATCAGAAGCCCTCCAAATAAAACTTCAGAAACTAACAACACCATTTTCGGTTCTGTTAGCAAATTGGCTACAGGGCAAAATGATGAGTCCAACAAAGGGACTGGGAAACATGTCTCCTTCAGCAGGAACTTAGAACTCGGTAATCCTGCTCATGGAAATGGCAATTCAAAGGGCACCTCGAAAGAGCTAAATCCTGAATTTTGTGTGAAGCCTCTTGTCCCATTTGCATGCACTAGCCCATGTGTTACAATGGCTGATGATGTGAATCCTGATCCATCAGAGTGTTCTGTGGATTCACCTTGCTGGCGAGGGACAGCTCGTCTCTCTCCATTTGATGGTCTTCCAACATTAGTTGCCCAATCAGTGAAACAAGAATCAGTGGCTTTTGTTTCAGGGCAGGAACAAAGCTCTAGCACTGATTGCGAGGATCCAACTAAACTTCAGAATTTGGTCGCTAGCAAGAGTACACAAAACCGTTCCCAATCCCATGTTGAATTGGGTCTGTCCAAGGAACGTGGAGGCATTGGTACAAATCTTACACAATATTCCCATGGAAAGGAGCAGTTTGTGAAACATGGTGCAGCAAATTGCAATGCAGACAAACACTGTTTAGCAGTGATAGATGATTGCATAAAGCGATCTGGCCTAAACTCTGCTGCTCCTGATTTTGTTCCCTTATCTGTTAGGAAATCAAATACCGGCCATG CTACAGGTTCCTGTTCTTCATCTGGAGCGAACATATCAGGAATTCTGGAGGCGATCAAGAGTTTATCGGAGGTGCTATGCAATAATTTTTCTGATGAAATTGAGCTAGAGGAGCATGACCACTGCCTCCTCCAATCAGTAATTGAGAATCTTCAGAGTTGTCTTCATAAAGCAAGCAAG GTTCCTGTCATGGTCGCTTCTGACAAGTCAGGAGGACTAAAGGCTTGCTATGCTCAGAATGCAGTTTCAAAATCTGTCGCAGGAGACTACAATGGTAGTTACACTGCTGATAATGGAAAAGACATAATTATCTCTAATTTTGGTGATTCTAGTCGATTGGTTGGTGACTTAAGAAACAAGAGTGTGACAGGGTACCAG TCTGCACTCAGCAATTTTCCAAAGGAGCTCTCATGGGAGGAGGAGCACTCACAGGCTCATATCTATAAGAAATTGTGGTTTGATGCAGAACGTGCAAATTGTGCTTTGAAGTATCAACTGAAACAAACTCGTGTGGAAATTGACCTAGAGTCTAGCATGGCTCATATTGGTGGTGGTCCAAGAAACCATTCTTTCCATCTATGTGATATGGGTGTAGATCCAAGTAATTCCTATGGACCTGCCATAACTTGCCCACTGATGCTCAAGGGCCATCCTGGAGGAAGAAAGACTCATAACCTGCTTTCTGCTGCTGACCACATTCAGTCAGGAGACAGCAGTGTTCTATCAAGATCAAAAGGTTACATAGCTGTGCCAGAGAATATTGAGGATGAATATTTCTTGCCAGGATCGGAAGAAACTAGTGTCCACCGCCATGTCCATCCTGGTCTACAAGTGAAACCAAGTAGGGCCCTCAAAAGGTTGAACACAAGCACATCAGATGGAATGTCATCATCCTCATATATCACTGGAAGGGATGACGTTCTGCGTGGCTGCTGCGAGTTTGGATCTTCAGACTGGGAGCATGTGCTGAAGGAAGAAATCGGCTCAACCTAA